Proteins encoded in a region of the Cytobacillus pseudoceanisediminis genome:
- a CDS encoding response regulator — MSGVINVVIAEDDFRIAQIHEEFLSRVKGMKLVGKALNARETMNLLNVHQVDLLLLDIYMPDRLGTDLLLEIREKFPTLDVILISAAREKEYLQKALKFGVHNYLIKPVTMETFVGTVEKYRKDKQILDSIAEVNQDAIDRLFGSRKVKEDKLDLPAGIDYLTLNKVSQILKKETKGMSADKVGEKMGASRTTARRYLEYLVSANKAYVEQEYGIVGRPERNYYIKEG; from the coding sequence TTGAGTGGGGTAATCAATGTTGTAATTGCTGAGGATGATTTCCGAATTGCGCAAATCCATGAAGAATTTTTATCAAGGGTTAAGGGCATGAAGTTAGTCGGGAAGGCCTTAAATGCTAGGGAAACCATGAATTTATTGAACGTCCATCAAGTGGATTTGCTGCTGCTGGACATATATATGCCGGATAGATTGGGAACAGACCTGCTGCTGGAAATCCGTGAAAAGTTCCCCACACTGGATGTTATTTTGATATCAGCCGCCAGAGAAAAAGAATATTTGCAAAAAGCCTTGAAATTTGGCGTCCATAACTATTTGATTAAGCCGGTAACAATGGAGACCTTTGTCGGAACAGTTGAGAAATATAGGAAAGATAAGCAGATCCTGGACTCAATAGCGGAAGTGAATCAGGATGCCATTGACCGGTTATTTGGAAGCCGCAAGGTGAAAGAGGATAAACTTGATTTGCCAGCAGGAATTGACTACCTTACCTTAAACAAAGTAAGCCAAATACTAAAGAAAGAGACGAAAGGCATGTCCGCTGACAAGGTTGGCGAAAAAATGGGCGCATCCAGGACTACGGCCAGAAGGTATCTTGAATATTTGGTAAGTGCCAATAAAGCGTATGTGGAGCAGGAGTATGGGATTGTAGGACGGCCGGAACGAAATTATTACATAAAAGAAGGATGA